One genomic window of Brevundimonas vesicularis includes the following:
- a CDS encoding amino acid ABC transporter substrate-binding protein, with translation MALVLMTTACGRKDASPAPEASPATPALASSTAVAKSPTLAAIKSRGRLNCGVHQGLVGFAYTDNRGQWRGFDVDFCRATAAAVLGDADAVRFVPLSASDRFTALNDGRIDVLWRNSSWTMSRDAGEGFVFAGVNYYDGQGFLVRRSLNLNSATELTGARVCVQSGSTSQANAADYFRSRGIEYRPVVFETEEAARDAYGREDCDAFSADISALAAARTVLTNPNEHVILSDVASKEPLGPVVKAGDERWASTVRWTLNALMLAEELGVTKANAEDQFKTTTDPRVRRLLGAEGEFGPMLGLSDDWAKDAVEAVGNYGEIFERNLGSQSALDLARGLNAQWNARPAGLIYGLPIR, from the coding sequence ATGGCCCTTGTGCTGATGACGACGGCTTGCGGGCGCAAGGACGCTAGCCCTGCGCCGGAAGCTAGCCCTGCCACGCCCGCGCTAGCGTCTTCAACGGCGGTCGCGAAAAGCCCGACGCTGGCCGCCATCAAAAGCCGCGGTCGCCTGAACTGCGGCGTGCATCAGGGGTTGGTCGGCTTCGCCTACACCGACAATCGCGGCCAGTGGCGCGGCTTCGACGTGGACTTCTGTCGCGCGACGGCGGCGGCGGTGCTGGGCGATGCCGATGCGGTGCGGTTCGTGCCTCTGTCGGCGTCGGATCGTTTCACGGCGCTGAACGACGGCCGGATCGATGTGCTGTGGCGCAACTCATCCTGGACCATGAGCCGCGACGCGGGCGAGGGGTTCGTCTTCGCCGGCGTCAACTATTACGACGGCCAGGGCTTTCTGGTCCGGCGTTCGCTCAATCTGAACAGCGCGACAGAACTGACGGGCGCGCGGGTCTGCGTTCAGTCGGGTTCGACATCCCAGGCGAACGCCGCCGACTATTTCCGGTCTCGCGGCATCGAATATCGGCCCGTCGTGTTCGAAACGGAGGAAGCGGCGCGCGACGCCTATGGTCGCGAGGATTGCGACGCCTTCAGCGCCGACATCTCTGCGCTAGCCGCCGCGCGGACTGTGCTGACCAATCCCAACGAACATGTGATCCTGTCAGACGTCGCGTCCAAGGAGCCGCTGGGACCGGTGGTCAAGGCGGGCGACGAACGCTGGGCCTCGACAGTCCGCTGGACCCTGAACGCCCTGATGCTGGCCGAAGAACTCGGGGTCACCAAGGCCAATGCCGAAGATCAGTTCAAGACCACGACGGACCCACGCGTGCGACGTCTTTTGGGCGCCGAGGGCGAGTTCGGCCCCATGCTGGGGCTATCCGACGATTGGGCCAAGGACGCGGTCGAAGCCGTCGGGAATTATGGCGAGATTTTCGAGCGAAATCTGGGATCGCAATCGGCGCTCGACCTGGCGCGCGGTTTGAACGCACAATGGAACGCACGCCCGGCCGGCTTGATCTATGGCCTGCCAATCCGATAA
- a CDS encoding dicarboxylate/amino acid:cation symporter, which yields MTETKRGGLALHWLMLIGFAVGLIGGLLVNLTLGADTAWVVWLTDNVTGPLGQIFLRLLFMMVIPLLFSALVVGVAEMGDLSSLGRAGIKTLLLTILVSSIAVVIGLVMVNVFQPGRGVDPVLAQQLLDQGRDGAAGIVSGAPETIQLGDFFLDLIPSNVFTAASENQILPVMVFALFFGIGLVMAKSPATDRLQQVIEGMFEVTMKLINLFIKLAPIAIACLMFNLAALFGWDLLVRLAAYVGVAVGAMAIHMFVVYPLVIWILGGRSPIAFFKGVREPMVVAFSTASSNASLPVSLKAAEQELKLPRKIARFVLTVGATANQNGTALFEGVTVLFLAQFFGIDLTITQQIIVMLVCILGGIGTAGVPAGSLPVVAMILVMVKVPPEGIGLILGVDRFLDMCRTTLNVTGDLVLATVVSRGEEDEPIDADDVVPVAPPA from the coding sequence ATGACCGAGACGAAACGCGGCGGCCTTGCGCTGCACTGGCTGATGTTGATCGGTTTCGCGGTCGGTCTGATCGGGGGATTGCTGGTCAATCTGACGTTGGGAGCGGATACGGCCTGGGTGGTCTGGCTGACGGACAACGTCACCGGACCGCTGGGCCAGATCTTCCTGCGCCTGCTGTTCATGATGGTGATCCCGCTGCTGTTCTCGGCCCTGGTGGTCGGGGTGGCCGAGATGGGCGATCTGAGCTCGCTGGGACGGGCGGGAATTAAGACCCTGTTGTTGACCATTCTGGTGTCCAGCATCGCCGTGGTGATCGGGCTGGTGATGGTCAATGTGTTCCAGCCCGGAAGGGGCGTGGACCCGGTCCTCGCGCAGCAGTTGCTGGACCAGGGACGTGACGGCGCCGCCGGCATCGTCAGCGGCGCGCCCGAAACCATCCAGTTGGGTGATTTCTTCCTGGATCTGATCCCGTCGAACGTCTTCACCGCTGCATCCGAGAACCAGATCCTGCCGGTGATGGTGTTCGCTCTGTTCTTCGGCATCGGCCTGGTGATGGCCAAGTCGCCTGCAACCGACCGCTTGCAGCAGGTCATCGAGGGCATGTTCGAAGTCACGATGAAGCTGATCAACCTCTTCATCAAACTGGCCCCCATCGCCATCGCCTGCTTGATGTTCAACCTGGCGGCCCTGTTCGGTTGGGACCTGTTGGTGCGTCTGGCAGCCTATGTCGGCGTCGCGGTGGGCGCGATGGCGATCCACATGTTCGTCGTCTATCCGCTGGTGATCTGGATCCTGGGCGGCCGGTCGCCGATCGCCTTCTTCAAGGGCGTGCGCGAGCCGATGGTGGTGGCCTTCTCAACCGCTTCATCCAACGCGTCTCTGCCGGTGTCGCTCAAGGCGGCCGAGCAGGAGCTGAAGCTGCCGCGCAAGATCGCCCGCTTCGTCCTGACGGTTGGGGCCACCGCCAATCAGAACGGCACGGCCCTGTTTGAAGGCGTAACGGTGCTGTTTCTGGCCCAGTTCTTCGGCATCGACCTGACGATCACGCAGCAGATCATCGTCATGCTGGTCTGCATCCTTGGCGGTATCGGTACGGCGGGCGTGCCGGCCGGTTCGCTGCCGGTCGTGGCGATGATCCTGGTGATGGTGAAGGTGCCGCCGGAGGGCATCGGCCTGATCCTGGGCGTGGATCGCTTCCTGGACATGTGCCGCACAACCCTGAACGTCACGGGCGATCTGGTTCTGGCCACCGTCGTTTCGCGCGGCGAGGAAGACGAGCCGATCGACGCCGACGATGTCGTCCCCGTGGCGCCGCCGGCCTGA
- the sseA gene encoding 3-mercaptopyruvate sulfurtransferase, giving the protein MSALISTTDLAARLGAPDLRIVDGSWHLDGRDAHADFEQAHIPGAVFFDLDAISDRDSALPHMMPTPEAFGAAVGTLGLSVDDQIVVYDTAGLFSAARVWWMLKTMGATRVQVLDGGLPRWRDDGLPTVSGPSVANAKDFHAKMAPDAVASLDDVRAASAQDAQVVDARAAPRFKGAAPEPRAGVRSGHMPGARNLPYGRLLNDNGTMKRGAALAQAIADAGVDISRPVITTCGSGVTAAILTLGLAELGRSSRLYDGSWAEWGARTDTPVETG; this is encoded by the coding sequence ATGAGCGCGCTGATTTCGACAACGGACCTTGCCGCGCGATTGGGCGCGCCCGATTTGCGGATCGTCGATGGCAGTTGGCATCTGGACGGCCGCGACGCGCACGCCGATTTCGAACAGGCCCATATCCCTGGCGCAGTCTTCTTCGATCTGGACGCGATATCGGATCGCGACAGCGCTTTGCCCCACATGATGCCGACGCCAGAGGCCTTTGGGGCGGCGGTCGGGACGCTGGGCCTCTCCGTCGATGACCAGATCGTCGTTTATGATACAGCCGGATTGTTCTCGGCGGCGCGCGTCTGGTGGATGCTGAAGACTATGGGCGCGACGAGAGTTCAGGTGCTCGACGGCGGCCTGCCGCGCTGGCGTGACGACGGCCTGCCAACCGTCTCCGGGCCTTCAGTCGCAAATGCAAAAGACTTTCATGCCAAGATGGCGCCCGATGCTGTCGCCTCGTTGGATGACGTGCGCGCGGCCTCGGCCCAGGACGCCCAGGTCGTGGATGCGCGCGCCGCACCGCGTTTCAAAGGTGCGGCGCCCGAACCTCGCGCCGGTGTTCGCAGCGGCCATATGCCCGGCGCGCGCAATCTCCCCTATGGTCGCTTGCTAAACGACAATGGCACTATGAAGCGTGGTGCGGCCTTGGCGCAGGCCATTGCGGACGCTGGCGTGGATATCAGCCGACCCGTGATCACGACCTGCGGATCCGGAGTGACCGCCGCAATACTGACACTGGGCTTAGCCGAACTCGGTCGTTCGTCGCGGCTTTATGACGGTTCCTGGGCTGAATGGGGCGCCCGAACGGACACCCCCGTCGAAACCGGCTGA
- a CDS encoding SAM-dependent methyltransferase — protein MSVAHADIEAVASRTPRVFAMLLRLLAANWTFGRLTVQLPNGETHVLQGKQPGPSGMMTVRDYRFARRVLAAGDIGFAEGYIAGEWDSPHLAGLLETLVDNYDHIRRLFDGNLIMWVVNWLSHRTNRNSKTGSKKNIHAHYDLGNAFYSQWLDSTMTYSSARFSRDGEALETAQREKYAALARMMDLRAGMSVLEIGCGWGGFAEFAAREIGAKVTGITISKEQHDFARQRMFNAGLSNRADIQLIDYRDVQGRFDRVASIEMFEAVGMEYWPAYFGKVHDVLQSGGKAGLQIITIQDDLFDEYNARTDFIQKYVFPGGMLPSEERLAPVVSKAGLSWQSVERFGLDYAATLKLWDERFQASWGEISKLSGFDERFRRLWHFYLAYCEAGFRSRRTDVIQLSLSRL, from the coding sequence ATGAGCGTCGCACACGCCGATATCGAAGCCGTCGCCAGCCGAACACCGCGCGTGTTCGCCATGTTGCTGCGGCTCCTGGCTGCCAACTGGACCTTCGGCCGCTTGACGGTGCAACTGCCCAATGGCGAGACCCATGTGCTTCAAGGCAAGCAGCCGGGCCCCAGCGGCATGATGACGGTGCGCGACTACCGGTTCGCACGCCGCGTACTCGCGGCCGGCGATATCGGCTTCGCCGAAGGCTATATCGCGGGCGAGTGGGACAGTCCGCACCTGGCCGGTCTGCTGGAGACCCTGGTGGACAACTACGATCACATCCGGCGTCTGTTCGACGGCAATCTGATCATGTGGGTGGTCAACTGGCTGAGCCACCGCACCAATCGTAACAGCAAGACCGGGTCGAAGAAGAACATCCACGCCCACTACGATCTGGGCAACGCCTTCTATTCCCAATGGCTGGACAGCACGATGACCTATTCATCGGCCCGCTTCAGCCGCGATGGTGAGGCACTGGAGACGGCGCAGCGCGAGAAATACGCCGCCTTGGCCCGAATGATGGATCTTCGGGCGGGCATGTCGGTCTTGGAAATCGGCTGCGGCTGGGGCGGCTTCGCCGAGTTTGCGGCGCGCGAGATCGGCGCCAAAGTCACTGGGATCACGATCTCCAAAGAGCAGCACGATTTCGCTCGCCAGCGCATGTTCAACGCGGGGCTGAGCAACCGCGCCGATATTCAGCTCATCGACTACCGCGATGTGCAGGGTCGATTTGATCGGGTGGCGTCCATCGAGATGTTCGAGGCTGTGGGCATGGAGTACTGGCCCGCCTATTTCGGCAAGGTCCACGACGTCCTTCAATCTGGCGGTAAGGCCGGACTGCAGATCATCACGATCCAGGACGACCTGTTCGACGAATACAATGCCCGGACGGATTTTATTCAAAAGTACGTCTTCCCCGGCGGCATGCTGCCCTCCGAAGAACGGCTGGCGCCGGTCGTGTCGAAAGCCGGACTGTCATGGCAGTCGGTGGAACGGTTCGGCCTCGACTACGCTGCGACGCTCAAGCTTTGGGATGAGCGTTTCCAGGCGTCCTGGGGCGAAATCAGCAAGCTTTCCGGCTTTGACGAAAGATTCCGCCGGCTCTGGCACTTTTATCTGGCCTATTGCGAGGCCGGATTCCGCTCTCGCCGCACCGACGTCATCCAACTGAGCCTGTCTCGCCTATGA
- a CDS encoding cryptochrome/photolyase family protein: MATKPVILWFRRDLRLHDNPALNHAAETGRPILPVYILDEYFERPMGAASRWWLDKSLRALDAALQDRGSRLILRKGNALTQLQALIAETGADVVFMNRLFEPEAFEHDAEIAHTLKADGVECHGFNGALLCRPGEVLNGSGQPYKVFTPFLRALLATAEAPAHTTGPRQIQTPETVQSDDIDSWKLHPRRPDWSKGFDWTPGEDGASQALSMFIPSGLRTYAKDRDFPDRQGANSRLSPHLHWGEISPWRAIDRVRHAAKDGKVLSSEADKFVAEIGWREFSAHLLHHFPYITERAFRPEYDAMPWREDDASFKAWRQGRTGYPLVDAGMRQLWTTGWMHNRVRMVVASFLIKHLLIDWREGEAWFWDTLVDADRASNVQNWQWVAGSGADASPFFRIFNPITQGEKFDPDGGYVRRWVPELHRLPDRWLQSPWTAPAEVLRDAGIVLGRDYPKPIVEHEKGRARALAALKTVSGRGDDHSDRD; the protein is encoded by the coding sequence GTGGCCACCAAACCTGTCATCCTGTGGTTTCGCCGCGATCTGCGACTGCATGACAATCCTGCCCTGAACCACGCGGCGGAGACGGGGCGACCAATCCTGCCCGTCTATATTCTGGACGAGTATTTCGAGCGGCCGATGGGCGCCGCGTCGCGCTGGTGGCTCGACAAGTCGTTGAGGGCGCTGGATGCCGCGCTTCAAGATCGCGGTTCGCGCCTAATTCTGCGCAAGGGCAATGCTCTGACCCAGCTTCAGGCGCTGATCGCCGAAACCGGCGCCGACGTCGTCTTCATGAACCGCCTGTTCGAACCCGAGGCGTTTGAGCACGACGCCGAAATCGCTCACACGCTCAAGGCGGATGGCGTCGAATGCCATGGCTTCAATGGGGCCCTGCTCTGCCGCCCTGGCGAGGTGCTGAACGGTTCGGGACAGCCGTACAAGGTCTTCACCCCGTTCTTGAGAGCCCTGTTGGCCACGGCCGAGGCGCCGGCTCACACAACGGGACCCCGCCAGATACAGACGCCCGAAACGGTTCAATCCGACGACATCGACAGTTGGAAGCTGCACCCCCGCCGACCGGATTGGTCCAAGGGCTTCGACTGGACGCCGGGGGAGGATGGGGCCTCGCAGGCCTTGTCCATGTTCATACCATCCGGCCTGAGGACCTATGCCAAGGATCGAGACTTTCCTGACCGGCAGGGCGCCAACAGCCGCCTGTCGCCGCATCTTCATTGGGGCGAAATCAGCCCTTGGCGGGCGATAGACCGCGTCCGACACGCGGCGAAAGACGGCAAGGTGTTATCGTCGGAGGCCGACAAATTTGTTGCTGAGATTGGTTGGCGCGAGTTCTCGGCGCACCTGTTGCACCATTTTCCCTACATTACCGAGCGCGCGTTCCGTCCCGAATATGACGCCATGCCCTGGCGTGAGGACGACGCGAGCTTCAAGGCGTGGCGACAGGGCCGGACCGGATACCCGTTGGTGGACGCCGGCATGCGCCAGCTCTGGACGACAGGGTGGATGCATAATCGGGTTCGGATGGTCGTCGCCTCCTTCCTGATCAAACATCTGCTGATCGACTGGCGCGAAGGCGAAGCCTGGTTTTGGGACACGCTGGTGGACGCCGACCGGGCCAGCAATGTACAAAACTGGCAGTGGGTCGCAGGCTCGGGCGCAGACGCCTCCCCCTTCTTCCGCATTTTCAATCCCATCACGCAGGGCGAAAAGTTTGATCCCGACGGCGGCTATGTGCGTCGGTGGGTGCCGGAACTTCACCGCCTGCCGGACCGCTGGCTGCAGTCGCCCTGGACCGCACCCGCTGAAGTGCTGCGTGACGCCGGAATCGTTCTAGGGCGCGATTACCCCAAGCCCATCGTCGAACACGAGAAGGGTCGCGCCCGGGCGCTCGCGGCCCTGAAGACCGTTTCCGGTCGCGGCGACGACCACAGCGACCGTGATTGA
- the kdsA gene encoding 3-deoxy-8-phosphooctulonate synthase has protein sequence MSRPNAVITLSEGLRTPVVIGGGARIAFIAGPCQMESRQHALETAHALKEIGERLNVGIIYKTSFDKANRTSASAARGIGLKDAMPIFAEIREVTGLPTLTDVHSEVQCGPVGEVVDVLQIPAFLSRQTDLLLAAAATGKAINIKKGQFLAPWDMKNVIAKVVGAGNPNVMACERGASFGYNTLVSDMRALPVLREIGCPVVFDATHSVQQPGGQGASSGGQREFVPVLGRAAVAVGVDAVFMETHQDPDNAPSDGPNMVPLSQFEALAAELIAFDDLAIKIGAKAPVAQAA, from the coding sequence GTGAGCCGACCCAACGCTGTCATTACGTTGTCCGAAGGTCTTCGGACGCCTGTCGTCATCGGCGGCGGCGCAAGAATCGCTTTCATCGCCGGTCCTTGCCAGATGGAGAGCCGTCAGCACGCGCTGGAGACAGCCCACGCCCTGAAGGAAATTGGCGAGCGGTTGAATGTCGGCATCATCTACAAGACCAGTTTTGACAAGGCGAACCGGACCAGCGCCAGCGCGGCGCGTGGTATCGGTCTGAAAGACGCCATGCCGATCTTCGCCGAGATTCGCGAGGTGACCGGCCTGCCAACCCTGACCGATGTCCACTCCGAGGTTCAGTGTGGTCCGGTCGGCGAGGTCGTCGATGTGCTGCAAATCCCGGCCTTCCTCAGCCGCCAGACCGACCTGCTGCTGGCGGCCGCCGCTACCGGCAAGGCGATCAACATCAAGAAGGGTCAGTTCCTGGCTCCTTGGGACATGAAGAACGTCATCGCCAAGGTGGTCGGCGCCGGCAATCCCAACGTCATGGCCTGTGAACGCGGCGCCAGCTTTGGCTACAATACTCTGGTCAGCGATATGCGGGCGCTTCCGGTGCTGCGCGAGATCGGCTGCCCTGTCGTGTTCGATGCGACCCACAGCGTTCAGCAGCCGGGCGGGCAAGGCGCGTCGTCGGGCGGTCAGCGCGAGTTCGTGCCGGTGCTGGGCCGCGCTGCGGTGGCTGTGGGCGTCGATGCGGTCTTCATGGAAACGCACCAAGACCCGGATAATGCGCCGTCGGATGGCCCTAACATGGTGCCGCTGAGCCAATTCGAAGCCCTGGCCGCCGAACTGATCGCCTTCGACGACCTGGCCATCAAGATCGGGGCCAAGGCGCCGGTGGCGCAGGCCGCCTGA
- the rfaE2 gene encoding D-glycero-beta-D-manno-heptose 1-phosphate adenylyltransferase — MSDTLDLSALQSLLERVRGLKIACVGDLMLDRYVYGEVSRISPEAPIPVLRTSRTVAMPGGVGNVARNIAAMGGVARLGAVIGDDVAGAELTALIAAEPHIEDVVARPAGASTIVKTRFVSGGQQLLRLDDEAAPTPIQDSNAFADTSVYLLSDYAKGVVSDALLASAVNAAQTSGAPVVVDPKGRDFARYGAVDVIKPNASELAGATGLRVGTDGEVETALAALLAATTAKAIIVTRAGKGMSLARRGEAVKHFPGRAREVFDVSGAGDTGLAAIGLALGAGASLEMAVEFAILASGVVVGKAGTAVVTPAELIEAELSQHATAAVSKVTPLDELAVEVEGWRRQGLKVGFTNGCFDILHRGHVAYLAQARSWCDRLVVALNTDASVKRLKGEGRPVNDLDSRAVVIGGLASVDRVTSFDDPTPIALIERLRPDVLIKGSDYTREGVVGGDLVESWGGEVKLADFKDGYSTTRTIEKMTGSAQ, encoded by the coding sequence ATGTCTGACACCCTAGACTTGAGCGCCCTGCAAAGCCTGTTGGAGCGCGTGCGCGGTCTGAAGATCGCCTGCGTCGGCGACCTGATGCTGGATCGCTACGTCTATGGCGAGGTCAGCCGCATCTCGCCCGAGGCGCCGATCCCTGTGCTCCGCACCAGCCGCACCGTCGCCATGCCGGGCGGCGTCGGCAACGTCGCGCGCAATATTGCGGCCATGGGCGGGGTGGCGCGGCTGGGCGCCGTGATCGGCGACGACGTGGCTGGCGCGGAATTGACCGCTCTGATCGCTGCCGAACCGCACATCGAGGACGTCGTGGCGAGGCCGGCAGGCGCGTCCACCATCGTGAAGACGCGCTTCGTTTCGGGAGGGCAACAGCTGCTGCGTTTGGACGATGAGGCGGCACCGACGCCAATCCAAGATTCCAACGCGTTTGCAGATACTTCGGTCTATTTGCTGTCAGACTACGCCAAGGGCGTCGTCAGCGATGCGCTTCTGGCTTCGGCGGTGAACGCGGCGCAGACATCCGGTGCGCCGGTTGTCGTCGATCCAAAGGGAAGGGATTTCGCTCGCTACGGCGCGGTCGATGTCATCAAGCCCAATGCTTCGGAACTGGCCGGCGCCACAGGCCTGCGAGTCGGGACGGACGGCGAGGTCGAGACGGCGCTGGCCGCCTTGCTGGCCGCCACGACCGCCAAGGCGATCATCGTCACCCGTGCGGGCAAGGGCATGAGCCTGGCGCGGCGCGGCGAAGCGGTTAAGCACTTCCCCGGCCGGGCGCGCGAGGTCTTCGACGTGTCTGGCGCGGGCGATACAGGCTTGGCCGCCATCGGTTTGGCGCTGGGCGCGGGCGCGTCACTGGAGATGGCGGTCGAGTTCGCCATCCTGGCCTCGGGCGTGGTTGTCGGGAAGGCCGGCACGGCCGTGGTTACACCCGCCGAGCTTATCGAAGCCGAACTGAGCCAGCACGCCACCGCTGCGGTATCCAAAGTGACGCCGCTCGACGAGCTGGCGGTCGAGGTCGAGGGCTGGCGACGTCAGGGCCTGAAAGTCGGCTTCACCAACGGCTGTTTCGACATCCTGCACCGCGGCCATGTGGCCTATCTGGCGCAGGCCCGCAGCTGGTGCGATCGTCTGGTCGTGGCGCTGAATACCGACGCATCGGTCAAGCGATTGAAGGGCGAGGGGCGTCCGGTGAATGATCTGGATAGTCGCGCCGTCGTCATCGGCGGGCTGGCCAGCGTCGACCGCGTCACCAGCTTCGATGATCCGACGCCGATCGCCCTGATCGAACGGCTGCGTCCTGATGTTCTGATCAAAGGCTCGGACTATACGCGAGAGGGCGTCGTGGGCGGCGATCTGGTCGAAAGCTGGGGCGGCGAGGTCAAGCTGGCGGATTTCAAGGACGGCTATTCGACCACGCGAACGATCGAGAAAATGACAGGGAGCGCGCAGTGA
- the rfaD gene encoding ADP-glyceromanno-heptose 6-epimerase: MIVVTGGAGFIGSNIVARLTAETAYDVVVCDRLETADLAKWKNLAKHAIADFWSPEELFEQLEHHAERIEAVVHMGAISSTTEPDADLILRTNFTLSRDLWDWCAIRGSRMIYASSAATYGDGETGFNDDDDADSLSQLRPLNAYGYSKMLFDQYAIRQADRGQAPPQWAGLKFFNVYGPNEGHKGGMKSVVAQIWPKVAAGEAVTLFRSHNPNYADGGQMRDFVYVDDVVDIIEFLLQSPQVSGIFNAGSGQARSFADLARATFDAAGKTPSIDYVDTPLSIRDRYQYFTEARMDRIRAAGFEGQSTPLEEGVRRYVQDFLATADPYR, translated from the coding sequence ATGATCGTCGTGACCGGCGGCGCCGGTTTCATCGGTTCAAACATCGTTGCGCGGCTGACAGCCGAGACCGCCTATGATGTGGTCGTCTGCGATCGGTTGGAGACGGCCGACCTGGCCAAGTGGAAGAACCTGGCCAAACACGCGATCGCTGACTTCTGGTCGCCCGAGGAGTTGTTCGAACAGCTGGAGCACCATGCCGAGCGGATTGAGGCCGTGGTGCATATGGGCGCGATTTCTTCGACGACCGAGCCGGACGCTGACCTGATCCTGCGGACCAACTTCACCCTTTCGCGCGACCTATGGGACTGGTGCGCAATTCGAGGCTCGCGGATGATCTACGCGTCTTCCGCTGCCACCTATGGCGACGGCGAAACGGGCTTCAACGACGATGACGATGCAGACTCATTGTCGCAGCTTCGACCGCTAAATGCGTATGGCTATTCGAAAATGCTGTTTGACCAGTATGCTATTCGGCAGGCGGATCGGGGTCAGGCGCCGCCCCAGTGGGCCGGGCTGAAATTCTTCAATGTCTATGGCCCGAACGAAGGTCACAAAGGCGGAATGAAGTCGGTCGTGGCTCAAATCTGGCCCAAGGTCGCAGCAGGTGAGGCCGTGACCCTGTTTCGGTCGCACAATCCGAACTACGCGGATGGCGGGCAGATGCGCGACTTCGTCTATGTCGACGATGTGGTCGATATCATCGAGTTTTTGCTCCAGTCACCGCAGGTCTCGGGCATCTTCAATGCCGGATCGGGCCAGGCGCGATCATTCGCCGATCTTGCACGCGCCACTTTCGACGCCGCCGGCAAGACGCCGTCCATCGACTATGTCGATACGCCCCTGTCGATCCGCGACCGCTACCAATATTTCACCGAAGCCCGCATGGATCGCATACGCGCCGCAGGCTTCGAGGGGCAGTCCACGCCGTTGGAAGAGGGCGTGCGGCGCTACGTGCAGGACTTCCTCGCCACGGCCGATCCGTACCGCTGA
- a CDS encoding DUF3089 domain-containing protein has translation MRRLTFRQWVGYAGFAAVFVLTAAVAVWSGDILRAGLDPQVPFQTYNPPPAPDYRKISSWALIDQGAPNQAAVFFVMPTTFDGGAEWNGPIDDARANAYMRRVVLPNYASPFAREGRVSAPLYRQASLYTRLTLRDDAREARAFAYEDVKAAFELWLQQHLAGPIVIAGVEQGGELTARLVRDQLRADPALKNRLVAVYLIETLVGREMFLQAISPCDVADQTGCIVAWASVQEGDEPSARRKLRRALEWDDRGDLVNLSTDPICVNPVTGAASQPRAAARQHSGATNATGLEWGARPALTGRLISTECRGGLLWHSAPDADFLTAGGSWADRRKIVPYNLFYGDIERDVSVRLAAWRAKHGL, from the coding sequence ATGCGTCGGCTGACCTTCAGGCAATGGGTCGGATATGCAGGCTTCGCCGCCGTCTTCGTGCTGACGGCGGCCGTTGCGGTGTGGAGCGGCGACATCCTGAGGGCAGGTCTGGACCCGCAGGTGCCGTTCCAGACCTACAATCCGCCGCCGGCGCCCGACTATCGAAAGATATCCTCCTGGGCGCTGATCGATCAGGGCGCGCCCAACCAGGCGGCGGTCTTCTTCGTCATGCCGACCACCTTCGATGGCGGGGCCGAGTGGAATGGGCCGATCGACGATGCGCGGGCCAATGCTTACATGCGGCGCGTCGTGCTGCCCAACTATGCGTCGCCTTTCGCCCGAGAAGGCAGGGTCAGCGCGCCCCTCTATCGCCAAGCCAGCCTTTATACCCGGCTGACCTTGCGTGACGATGCGCGCGAAGCACGCGCCTTCGCCTATGAGGACGTGAAGGCCGCCTTCGAACTGTGGCTGCAACAGCATCTCGCCGGCCCCATCGTCATCGCCGGCGTCGAACAGGGAGGGGAGCTGACGGCGCGTCTGGTTCGCGATCAACTCCGCGCCGATCCGGCGCTGAAGAACAGGCTTGTCGCCGTCTATCTGATCGAGACCCTGGTCGGGCGCGAGATGTTCCTGCAGGCGATCTCGCCCTGCGACGTCGCCGATCAAACGGGGTGCATCGTGGCCTGGGCGTCGGTGCAGGAGGGCGACGAACCGAGCGCGCGGCGCAAGCTGAGACGCGCTCTGGAATGGGACGATCGCGGCGATCTGGTGAACCTGTCCACTGACCCCATCTGTGTGAATCCGGTAACGGGCGCTGCGAGTCAGCCGCGCGCCGCGGCGCGTCAGCACAGCGGCGCGACCAATGCGACCGGCTTGGAATGGGGAGCCCGACCGGCCCTGACTGGCCGGCTGATCTCCACCGAATGCCGTGGCGGCTTGTTGTGGCATAGCGCGCCGGACGCCGATTTCTTGACTGCTGGCGGCAGTTGGGCGGATCGGCGCAAGATCGTCCCCTACAATCTTTTCTACGGCGACATCGAGCGTGACGTCAGCGTCCGTCTCGCGGCCTGGCGGGCCAAGCACGGCCTTTAA